The Lathyrus oleraceus cultivar Zhongwan6 chromosome 5, CAAS_Psat_ZW6_1.0, whole genome shotgun sequence genome includes the window CTAGCAAATCCATCAAGATCACCGGACAAAGCAGGAACTGGAACTACACCATTTGTGAGAAACAGTTTCTCTTGTTTAGCCACCACATATTTTTTGTTCCTCTTCATAATACCAGTCTTCCATTTTCTCCCAAATCCACCGCTAGACCTTGTTGTTGGCATCACTACAAGTGCTGATTCTTTAGTATGAGTCAAACTCCTAACATAGTTGGCTAAGTACTTCTTTGTCCTTTTGATTGCAGCCACAAACTTTGCAACTGTGTGTGGGAACTTTCTCTTGTCTTTTATAGAAAGCTTGAGAATTTCTAGTCTGTGTTTGGCTATAGAGATTCCCATGCTTTGGAGAAACTCATGGTTGAAGTAAAACATGTCTTCTTCTTCAAGCTCGTTGTGAGCTAAGATAAGTCCATACTCGTAGACAAGAGATGGTTCAAGGCTAGTTTTTGAAAGCCATGAAAACCAATCCATGCCTGCAACTGAGTTAAAGAAATATTTATGTGTCAAGTGTGATGTTTTGTTCCACTTCAAATACTATATAGTATAGTATTATGAATGCAGAGAATCTAGATCTAAAGAGTGAATATAAAAATTGTAAGATTGCACGGTGAATAATAAGTTACACATTCTATATAGTTTCTGCCGTATTCGTTGGGAGTGAGAGAgactaaaccaaaagcaaagAGAGGTCTAGAAAGTAACATGGGATGTAACATGAATTTCTTCCAAAATGAGACCAAAAGTGATGTGAATATTTTGTGGACAAGGTCAATCGAGGATAGATAAATGTGGAATTGTGGGAACCTACCACATTTTTGGTGTATGTGGTAGTTGAGAGGAAAATGGCAAATGAGAGTTTTCAAGTTTGGTATTTTTATTCAGGCATTACTATTTAGCATTTAATATTGTGATTGGGACTTGGTTGAACTGAATGCAATGCGGTCTAAATTGCTTTGACTATCAAACTTCTTTGAAGTGTATGACACTTGTTAGTAGTAAATTCACTATTAGACTTTGTACAACTTAGAATTGAATTCTACTAAAAAGCTAGTCTAAAAGGAAATTGACGAGTGAGTGCATGGAGGCGTTCTCATATTTAAAGATCTTTCTGGGGTCGCCGCCTGTCTTATACGCCCAATAACATGTTCATTCATTTTTCTCTAATTGTTCGTTACCGACCAAGTGATGAATCCAGTGCCCGTCCAAGAAACCGACAAAGTTGAGCGACAAGTCTATTTTGTAAGCAAGGTGTTTAAGGGTATTGAGGTCCGATATCAGAAAATTGAAAGACTTGTTCTGACGGTCGTGGTGACCGGAAGAAAACTCATACCCTACATTCAGGGGCATCGGGTAATGATAAAAACCTACTATCCCATTCGACAGGTCTTGAAGAAGTCAAATTTAACAGGAAGGGTGATATCTTGAATGACGGAATTATCTGAGTACGATATTAATATACACCTAGAGAAGGTATCAAGTCAAAGGTATTGGCTGATTTCCTGACAGAATTCAGTTCGCTAGTAAGCGAGAAGGCTCCCCTACGTTGACACTATATGAAGATGGCACCACTAGCTTAAAGGGAAGTGCGTCGGGATAATATTGGAAGGATCGAACAATCTATTAATCGAGCATTCGTTGAAGTTTGAGTTCAAGACTAACCACAATCAGGTCGAGTATGAAGCCCTCATCATCGGCATTGTCCTTGCCCTCGCGATGGGCACTTCGAATCTAAAGGCCAAAAGTGACTCTCAGTTGGTGGAGAATTAAGTCACTGGGAAATATCAAGCGAAGGAGCACACATCATCAAATATCTGAAAATGGTATGTGACTTATCTGAACGTTTTAAAACTTTCGAGATGATGTACGTGCCCACATAACAGAATTTCAGGGCAGACCTTCGTTCCAAACTTGCCAACATAAAAAACAGGACACAACTACATTGTAATTCAATAGACTCTTACTGTCCCAAGTATCAAGGTGGATGAAACCAATACTCTTGAAGTCACCCAGACCACCAACTGGATGACACCTATAACACACTATCTACAATTAGATGAAGTGTCATTGGACGAGTTAAAGGCGAAGAAAATTTACAAGTGCGCAGCAAAGTACACCATGGTGTCATGGAAGATTTATAAAATGGAAAGGGCTTCCTCCACGCTAAGATGCCTATGGGGACATAAAGTCTCCTTAGTCCTTACAGAGGTGCACCAATGGGCTTATGACAATCACATTGCTCTACGAGCCATGGCCCACAAATTATTGAGGGGGGCTATTATTGGCCCAATATGATGAATGACAGTGTGGCATTTGTCAGGAAATGTGACAAATTCCAGAAGCACGCCAATCTACATCATGCGCCAACTGAACTTTTTCATATTGTCATGACACCTTATCCATTTTACCAATAGGGCATAGATATTTTCGGCCATTTCCCAATGGCGCCTGGTCAAGTAATTGTTTTGATCGTAGGAGTAGAATATTTCATAAAATGGATAGAAGTTGAACCCGTCTCCAAGATTACATCAGAAAAAGCCTGTCATTTTTATTGGAAGCGACTCATGTGCAGGTTCGGTTTGTCGAACGTTATCATTTTAGACAATGGTACTCTGTTCGCCAGCTCTACGGTGGTCAATTTGTGTCATTACCTAGGAGTGAAACTGATGTTTATTTATGTTGTCCATCCACAGGAAAATAGCAGGCTGAATCAGCAAACAAGATGACATTGAAGAGGATAAAGAAGAAGTTAGATGGCTCTAAAGGACTCTGCACTGAACAACTTAACGAGGTATTATGGTCATACCATACCACAGCACATTCAACCACCAAAGAGACTACATTCACAATAGTATACTGAGAGGATGTTATGTTACCTGTTGAAATCGACATATCCATTTGGCGGTGCTCTTAATTCAATATAGAAGAGAACGAGGAATGGCTAAGATGTACAACCGACCTAATTTACGAAATGAGAGATGTATCCCACCTTTGGGAATTCTTCATTAATCAAAGGGTAGCCAAAAGGTACAATTCAAAGGTGGTTCCAAGTAAAATGCGGGAGGGAGACCTAGTACTGAGACAAATTGTTGTGCCTACCCAGTAGGGGAAACTACAACCCAAATAGGAATGGTCGTACCACATATCTAAAACTACCTCACAGAGCCTACAAGCTCAAAGAGTTGGATTGATGAATCATCCCTAGAATACAAAACTCAATTAACCTAAGGTATTACTATATTTAATTATTTTCTGATAATTTATTTAAAGGCGAAAGACGGTTGGCCAGCCAATCTACGAATATCTTTAAAGAACTTTGTTATTTATAGCCGGTTATTATATTCCTTAGCCAATATAAATGTTGGACTTCCACTGAAGATCTTTGCTACCCTTAATGGGTCATACGAATGTCAGACTTCCACTAGAAGACCTTTGGCGCCCTTAATGGGTAATATAAATGCTGGACCTCCTTTAAAAGATCATCGCCCTCAAAAGGCAACCTAAAATGTTAGACTTCTACTAGAAGATACATGCACGCTTAATGGGTAATACACATATTGAAATTCCCTTGAAAGATCCTTGTCGTCTCCAGGGAAAATATATATACTATATTTCCATGGGAATATCCCCCCGCAAAGTGTAAACCAACAACTTAGAGACTCTCCTGAGTGACTCAACTTAGAGTGTCGTCTAAGGGAATCAACTTAAAATCTTGCATGAGAAACTCAACTTAAAGTCTCTCCCGAGGGACTCAACTTATAGTCCCTCATAAGAAAATCAACTTAAAGTCTCTCTTGAGGGACTCAACTTATAGTCTCTCCTAAGGGACTCAACTTTGAGTCTTGCCTGAAAGACTCAACTTTGAGTCTTGCCTGAGGGACTCAACTTTGAGTCTCGCCTGATGGACTCAACTTAAAGTTTGGTCTGAGGAACTCAGCTTAAAGTCTCACTTGAGGCACTCAACTTAGAGTCTCACCTGATAGAACCAACTTAGAGTCTTGCATGAGGGACTCAACTTAGAGTCTCACATGAGAGAATAAACTTAAAATCTCTTCGGAGGGACTTAACTTATAGTCTCTCATGAGGGACTTAACTTAAAGTATCTTATGAGGGACCTAACTTATAGTCTCTCATGAGGGACTCAACTTATAGTCTTGTCTGAGAATCTCTAATTAAGGAAAACAAACTAAATCACTTATCCCTTTATAAGGACCTCGTGCTTGAGGAACTGTGTTTCAATATAAGTGCAAAAACCCATTCTAAAGGAGCGTTAGAACTAGGGATGGTAATTTGACCCATCCCCAATGGGCACCCTCAAATTTACCCACAACGGTTAGGATAAAAACCCGCAAAAATGGGTACGGGTATGGGCTCGGGTAATTACCCATAAAAAAAAAGGTACGAGTGTGGGTAGGGGCACCTTGGTACCCAACCCGCCCCATACCCGCACACTATATATTtatgtaattttatttttatttatatattttagtttatattattatataaaaatgtaTGTCTATCAATTATAAAACGTATATCACGTGTTAAGTCATTACATATTTAATATAAGTGTTTGTTTATTTCAACAATAAattgtttgaattttttttaatgtttttaaaaacttaaaattatatgatattttataattgatctatttatttttaataggaaTGCGGGTCACGAGTACGGGTATGGGTACTTACATACCCATAGGGCACGGGTACGGGTGCTAACTTTGACACCCAAGCGGATATGAGCTCGGGCACGAGGATTTTTTCAAATCGCGGATATGGGGATGAGTATTATAGTACCCTGCCCAAACCCTGCCCATTGTCACCCCTAGCTAGAACTATCTCACAAGAGAGACTCTATAGCCACCCATTTATCGGGAGGTCTCCTCATTTCTTGATTATATCGCCCATTCCTCAGAGAACTCGCGCGATTCGTGAGAACGTCAAGATTAACGTGTCTTAGTCCCCAATGGTGATAAGAAGGAACCAAAAGGGGGAATATTATGTTCTTCTGAATAATAGTGGATTGACTGTCCATTTTCCACATCCTTTAGAGCAAATGTTATTCTCATAAAGCTTAGGGTCTAGGCACAAAATTTTCTTATAAATACTTAAACTCCTAGGTTGAGATGGGGTTAATTGATTACACAAAGCACTATATACAGAGCTTCTCACATCCTAATGTAAGCTTGCCCTAATACCACAAACAACTCTAAAATCTCGAACAACCCTATACTACAAAGAGTTGTCACGTATTGTACTTTTAGCAAATATAAATATACTAAGTTTTTTTAAGAAAATCACATGAATTAAAAGAGATGTTTGTAATGCTAAATTTGTTgatagttttttttttattattttgcaTTCAAAAGAGATAATCGTAATTAATATACATAagatttttttaataattattttatgataaattttcatttaaatatatatttttaaaaaatatcataaaatatCATTATAATAAAATGAAAATATTTAAAAGAATTTTTTATAAAAGAATTTATTTAAACCAATTGTTTGTGTGaagatttttaaaatattatCTTTTAAAATTTCTTAATGACCATATACCATATGTAAcactttaaaaaaaattatagaTGGAGTACTTTTAAGATAAATATTTTTTTAGAGACAAATATTTAAAAGATAAATAAGTCCAAATctaaaaatacttttaaatgaAGGTGGAGTAACTCAATGGTATtgataatttaattaaatatttttgtttaaaaatacttttaagaCCCTTAATATTGTAGATCAATGCTAGATATTAATATAATTTAATgttaatttattttaattttgagTAGCAACAATACATGGACACATAATATATACACTCATTTGAAACTTATATTAGTGAGCTTTTCTTATCACTTAttaaaaaaaatgtaaataaaaaactaataatGAAAAACAATAGTTGTAAAGAAACTGTTTCCTTGATCTTAATTTAAgtaatttttaaaatttatgtACATATTTTAACATACTAATTAATTGTTTTAATcttaatgaaaaataaaatttatttattataataCTTAAATTAATAGTAATTTGtgaaatattaaataaattaaaataaacatgaaatttaatacaaaaaatttaaattttttatatcAGTCTTATGATCTTTTAAGATCATCAGAGGATTATTTCAAACTCATTAGTGAAGGAGTGCGCTTAATGAGATTAGAACAAGAGACCTTAAAGAATCACACTTTTAATTTCAAATCTTCACTAAAATATTAActtttaatattatttttttaaattgaaaaattATATTTTTCCAAGGTCTGAAAGGGTGGAAAGTTATGCAGGAAGTATATGAAACATTAGCCTTCAATTTTAGAGAGATTCACATCACAAAATGACTATACTTTGTTACCCAAATTATACTAGTTTCAATGCGATCATGTGAGATTCTTTTTCTTCTACTTATTTTAAAAAAGATAAAATATCATATCCAACATTCAATGCTTATTTATGCAACGTGAAACTCaaagtaaaaacaaaaattaatccAAAACTTTGTCTTGGTTTCGCTTCATGACAAATAAGAAAACGGCTCCAGCACTTTCCGTCATTAAGCATtcataaaaaaacaaaaacaaaactcTTACTCAATTAATGACCCAAGAATCCAAACATACCTTATGTCTCTCTAATAAGAGCATAAATATCGGTTAGATTTGAAGGTTTCTACGAACTTTTTACAATACTGATGAGATATACCTGCATAATTGACTAAATAATGTGTCCTTTAGTATTGATGTTGGAAATGATGGAACAATAGGTTTTcaagaagaagaaaagagaaagaagaaaaTATTATATATTAAAAAGTGAAGTGATTATAATGAAGTTGTTATTTAAAAATTATAGACAACCAAGCTCAAGTCTAAAACATACAATATTTTGACTTACATAACAGCTACATGATGTATTCGACTTTATTGAATATAGTCGATTCATACTATTTCGACTAACTACTTTGATACAGTGAATACCAGCCTTTTTATAAAACATTGAATTACAACTTCTAACACACCACTTAATTCATGTTTTTGAGACTTCTCATCCTAATGCTTCTTTTTCACTCATCGAACCTGATTCTTTAGGGGGTTTGGTGAGTATGTCAACTAGTTGTCATTCTGTCTTGCAATGCTCAAGTTCAAATTTTTCTTTGTTAGCTTGATCCCTCAGAAAATAGTATCTCATCTCTATGTAGTTACTTCGACCATGACACGTAAGATGATTCGTCAGATCGATACTTGACTTATTGTCGACAAACAACTTCATTTTCTTAGGTTCCATTATCTTGAGCTCTTCGAGCAACATCTCtatccatgttgcttgacatgtTGCATATGATGCAGTCACATGCTCAACTTCACAAGATGACAAATCCATAATGATTTTCTTTCTTGAACTCCATGAGATTAGCGCACCTCCAATCATGAATACGTAGTCTGCAATACTCTTCTTCTCGTCTTGGTCTTGATCTCCACTGAATTTTGAATCAGTGTAGCCATATATTTCTGCATCTGTATTGGTCTTCTTTTTCTTCGGCATCAGCACACCATGATCAATTGTACCATTGATGTATCTCAACACTCTCTTGAATGTTGCTAGATGACATTCTTGATGCTTCTCCATGAACCTGCTCAACAATCCAATGATTTGTTTGTACAATATTGCACTTAAAAACTCAAAATTTGTTTCTTGCTCTAGTCTCCAATGATGTAATAGTTGTATTACAGTTACTTATCTTGATCATCTTCAAGATGTCTTAGGCATACTTCGTTTGATGGAGAAACATTCCTTCACTAGTGTCTTTAaattccatccctagaaaatatGACAAATTTCTTAGGTCAGACATTTCAAACTCCTTCATTAGCTTTGACTTGACACCTTTAATTTATGCCTCATCTGCACCTATAATCAGCAGATCATCCACATACAAACATATGATGACTCGACTAAGTTTGCTTGCATTGTTGACGTACACTCCATGTTTTAAGACACATTCTAAGAAACATGATTTGATCAGGAAGCTATATATTCTTATATTCCAAGCCTTTGGGGTTTGCTTCAAATCATAAAGGGCCTTCCTCAATCTGTATACCTTCGACTTTTGCCCTTTGATTTCGAATCTTGATGGCTAACTGACATAAAGTTCTTCTTTCAAAGGTTCGTTCAGAAATGTTGATTTTACATCTAGTTTATGTATCTTCCATCTTTTGTATGTTGCAGTCAATACAACAATTATGATGGTTTCCAGCCTTGCCACAGGTGCATAAACTTTGTCGAAATTAATACCATGTTTTTGCATAAACCTTTTTCCATAATTCTTGCTTTGTGTTTAGCAATCTCACCATTTGGCCTTAGCTTCAACTTGTAGATCCACTTCACATCAATTGGCTTACTGATTGCTTTTTCAACAAGTTTCCAGGTCTTATTGTTCTCGATTTTCCTAAGTTCTTCTTGCATGGTTGCTAATCAATTTGAATCATTCATGGCTTGATCCAAATCGGTTGGTTCTGATTCAGCCATCATCATTGCTTCTTCTATTAAATCACCATTTTCATCGACTATTTGATCTAGAAATATCTCATTTTCAGCTAGCCTTGTCGACTCAGTTATTTCTCTAGCCGATCTCCTAACATTCGGCTCAGGTGGTTCTTAGTTTTGATTGGTTGTGACTTCAAGCTGTTGGTCATCATCAAGCACAATTGTGATTGTTTCTTGCTCTTT containing:
- the LOC127087603 gene encoding uncharacterized protein LOC127087603, encoding MDWFSWLSKTSLEPSLVYEYGLILAHNELEEEDMFYFNHEFLQSMGISIAKHRLEILKLSIKDKRKFPHTVAKFVAAIKRTKKYLANYVRSLTHTKESALVVMPTTRSSGGFGRKWKTGIMKRNKKYVVAKQEKLFLTNGVVPVPALSGDLDGFASPDVYHFQKEQKIGGSSDGGDGHWSAAVEEIKWDTMFKDLKPN